GAGACAGGAAATTTGCTCCAGAGATCAACATCTTCGGTTCTGCTGCAACGCTTGCAGCCGGTGCCGGGCTTGCGCTTGAGGTATATCTGCAGGGTCCCATGCTTGCAGGAGGGAAGTTCTTTTTTGTTGATGCCTTTAATATTTATCTCTCGGTGCTCACTTCTTTTGTCTCGATGACCACTGCCATGTTCAGCAGAGGATACATGAGGAGAGAGCGGGAGCATGGCCGTGTCGGCCATGTTGGTATGCGGTTTTACCATGCCATGTTCCAGCTTTTTATCTTTGCCATGCTGCTCTGTCTTCTGACGAATAACGTCGGCGTGCTCTGGATAGCCATGGAACTGGCAACCCTTTCGACAGTCCTGCTTGTCTCTCTGTATCGCACGCCCACAGCGATCGAAGCTGCATGGAAATACTTCATCCTCTGCGGCGTAGGCATAGCGCAGGCCCTGTTCGGGACCGTGCTGCTCTACTTTGCGGCAGAGAAGGTGTTAGGCGAAGGGGGAGAAGCCCTTCTCTGGACGAACCTGAGCAGGGTGAGCGGGAGCCTTGAACCGACCGTGCTTTCCCTTGCCTTTGTCTTTCTGATGGTGGGGTATGGGACCAAGGTCGGGCTTGTGCCGCTGCACAACTGGCTGCCGGATGCACACAGCGAAGGACCTACGCCCATATCTGCGGTGCTCTCTGGTCTCCTGCTCAATATTGCGCTGTATGCTCTTGTGCGGTGCAAGGTGCTGGTTGACGGATCAACCCATACGCATCAGGCAGGCAATATCATGATGGGCTTCGGGCTTCTTTCTATTCTCGTTGCGGCATTTTCTCTGCTCAGACAGAAGGATATCAAGCGCATGTTCTCCTATTCATCCATAGAACATATGGGCATAGCGACCTTTGCCTTTGGCCTCGGCGGTCCTATCGCCACCTTTGGGGCGCTTCTTCATATGCTTGTTCACAGTCTGGCGAAGTCAGCCATCTTCTTTACGGTCGGTCATGCCTCACAGATGCACCGGACCCAGGAGATGGACAGGATCAGGGGGCTTTTCAAGGGCAATCCTCTTGTCGGCTGGGGCCTTATGATAGGCGTAATGGCAATTGTCGGCATGCCGCCCTTCGGGATCTTTGCGAGCGAATTTCTGATACTTACTGCTACCATGAAGGACGCGCCTTATTTGACGCCCTTTCTTCTTCTCGGTCTTGGCGTCACCTTTGCCGCGCTGTTCAGAAAAGTTCAGCCCATGGTCGCCGGAGATATTCCGTCCTATCAAAAACCGGTCAAGGCCGCGCATCTGCCGGTGCTGCTCCATCTGGCCCTGGTGCTGATCATCGGCATTTATATGCCTGCTTTTCTGAACACGTGGTTTCATACGGCAGTGGAGTTATTGAAATGAGGGTGTCATGCTGAAAGAGGCCATCATATCAGTTTTTGGTGACGAAGCACGCTTTGAAAGCAGCCAGCATCCTGCAGCTGTGACCACCTGTATTGTGCAGCGGGGCAGATTTGCAGAGGCTGCAAAGGTGATGAAGAAGGCTTATGCGCTTCTGGCAGCAGAATGGGCGACTGACGAGACTGCCTTTGGCAGGGGGTTTGGTGTTTATGCCTGTTATCGGTGGGGGGCAGAGTATCTGATCGTTAAAACCGAACTGCCGTCAGACGATCTCAGGTTCCCGAGCCTGACGAAGAAGTTTGTCCCTGCATTCCGTTTCGAGCGGCAGATACAGAGCTTTATGGGCATTACGCCGGCAGGCAATCCTGATGCACGGCCCTGGATCAAGTTCGAGGACTGGCCTGCTGATGCCTGGCCGTTGCGGAAAACCTTTGATGCATCAAAACCCCTGGCCAGAGTGGCGGGGGAATACGCATGGGTCAGGGCAGAGGGTGAAGGTGTCTATGAGATACCGGTCGGTCCGGTACATGCAGGTATTATAGAGCCGGGCCATTTCCGTTTTCAGGCACTGGGGGAAGATGTGATCAACCTCGAAGAGCGGCTCGGTTATGTGCATAAAGGCATCGAGAAGAAATTCGAGTCACTTTCCTGGAAAGACGGTGCTCAGCTTGCGGGAAGGGTTTCAGGCGACACAACGGTGGCTCACAGCATTGCATACTGCATGGCGCTGGAATCCATGACCGGATGCCGGGTGCCTGAGCGTGCGCATTGGCTTAGAGCGCTGTTTCTTGAGCGGGAGAGGATCGCAAACCATCTTGGCGATATCGGTGCTATCTGCAATGATGCTGCTTTTGCATTTATGCTTTATCAGCTTGCACGTCTGCGGGAAATGATGGTCAGTACGAACTTAAAGCTCTTCGGCCATCGGTTCATCATGGACCGCGTAATTCCCGGGGGCGTATCGGTGGATATCGATCTTGCCGGCAGGGAAGCGATCCTGGCTGAAATGGATGTCCTTTCTAAAGATTTTGAAAGACTTGTTGTCATCTACGATGAGCATTCGTCTCTTGAAGACCGGGTGAGGGATACCGGTGTGCTCACTCCGGAAAGGGCAAGGGAGCTTTGCGTTGTCGGAATCGTTGCGAGGGCGAGCGGCATGAATCTTGACTGCCGCATATTCAATCCTTTTCCTCCCTATGATAAACACGACTACCTTGAGCTTGATGTGCCGGTGCTGATATCGGGGGATGTTCATGCACGGGCCTGGGTCAGGATACAGGAGGTCAGGGAGTCGATCAGGATCATCAGGAAATTCCTCGAAGATACGCCTGGAGGAGAGATAGCAGTTCCGGTCGCATTGCCGAGGCCTGACATATCGGGTTTTGCCGCGGTGGAGGGCTGGCGGGGCGAGATCATCTACTGGCTTCAGTCAGGGCCGCATAGCGAGGTGAACCGCTGTATGGTAAGGGACCCGTCCAGCGTCAACTGGCTTGCCCTTGAGCTGGCAGTATTAGGAAACATCGTGCCTGATTTTCCGCTCTGCAATAAGAGT
This DNA window, taken from Nitrospirota bacterium, encodes the following:
- a CDS encoding hydrogenase 4 subunit F, with the protein product MNSSTMLLILLGVPLCAAAILAFVGDRKFAPEINIFGSAATLAAGAGLALEVYLQGPMLAGGKFFFVDAFNIYLSVLTSFVSMTTAMFSRGYMRREREHGRVGHVGMRFYHAMFQLFIFAMLLCLLTNNVGVLWIAMELATLSTVLLVSLYRTPTAIEAAWKYFILCGVGIAQALFGTVLLYFAAEKVLGEGGEALLWTNLSRVSGSLEPTVLSLAFVFLMVGYGTKVGLVPLHNWLPDAHSEGPTPISAVLSGLLLNIALYALVRCKVLVDGSTHTHQAGNIMMGFGLLSILVAAFSLLRQKDIKRMFSYSSIEHMGIATFAFGLGGPIATFGALLHMLVHSLAKSAIFFTVGHASQMHRTQEMDRIRGLFKGNPLVGWGLMIGVMAIVGMPPFGIFASEFLILTATMKDAPYLTPFLLLGLGVTFAALFRKVQPMVAGDIPSYQKPVKAAHLPVLLHLALVLIIGIYMPAFLNTWFHTAVELLK
- a CDS encoding NADH-quinone oxidoreductase subunit C translates to MLKEAIISVFGDEARFESSQHPAAVTTCIVQRGRFAEAAKVMKKAYALLAAEWATDETAFGRGFGVYACYRWGAEYLIVKTELPSDDLRFPSLTKKFVPAFRFERQIQSFMGITPAGNPDARPWIKFEDWPADAWPLRKTFDASKPLARVAGEYAWVRAEGEGVYEIPVGPVHAGIIEPGHFRFQALGEDVINLEERLGYVHKGIEKKFESLSWKDGAQLAGRVSGDTTVAHSIAYCMALESMTGCRVPERAHWLRALFLERERIANHLGDIGAICNDAAFAFMLYQLARLREMMVSTNLKLFGHRFIMDRVIPGGVSVDIDLAGREAILAEMDVLSKDFERLVVIYDEHSSLEDRVRDTGVLTPERARELCVVGIVARASGMNLDCRIFNPFPPYDKHDYLELDVPVLISGDVHARAWVRIQEVRESIRIIRKFLEDTPGGEIAVPVALPRPDISGFAAVEGWRGEIIYWLQSGPHSEVNRCMVRDPSSVNWLALELAVLGNIVPDFPLCNKSFNQSYSGHDL